One Papio anubis isolate 15944 chromosome 9, Panubis1.0, whole genome shotgun sequence genomic window carries:
- the RAN gene encoding GTP-binding nuclear protein Ran isoform X2, protein MFDVTSRVTYKNVPNWHRDLVRVCENIPIVLCGNKVDIKDRKVKAKSIVFHRKKNLQYYDISAKSNYNFEKPFLWLARKLIGDPNLEFVAMPALAPPEVVMDPALAAQYEHDLEVAQTTALPDEDDDL, encoded by the exons ATGTTTGATGTAACATCGAGAGTTACTTACAAGAACGTGCCTAACTGGCATAGAGATCTGGTGCGAGTGTGTGAAAACATCCCCATTGTGTTGTGTGGTAACAAAGTGGACATTAAGGACAGGAAAGTGAAGGCGAAATCCATTGTCTTCCACCGAAAGAAGAATCTTCAG taCTACGACATTTCTGCCAAAAGTAACTACAACTTTGAAAAGCCCTTCCTCTGGCTCGCTAGGAAGCTCATTGGAGACCCTAACTTGGAATTTGTTGCCATGCCTGCTCTTGCCCCACCGGAAGTTGTCATGGACCCAGCTTTGGCAGCGCAGTATGAGCACGACTTAGAG GTTGCTCAGACAACTGCTCTCCCGGATGAGGATGATGACCTGTGA
- the RAN gene encoding GTP-binding nuclear protein Ran isoform X1, producing the protein MAAQGEPQVQFKLVLVGDGGTGKTTFVKRHLTGEFEKKYVATLGVEVHPLVFHTNRGPIKFNVWDTAGQEKFGGLRDGYYIQAQCAIIMFDVTSRVTYKNVPNWHRDLVRVCENIPIVLCGNKVDIKDRKVKAKSIVFHRKKNLQYYDISAKSNYNFEKPFLWLARKLIGDPNLEFVAMPALAPPEVVMDPALAAQYEHDLEVAQTTALPDEDDDL; encoded by the exons ATGGCTGCGCAGGGAGAGCCCCAGGTCCAGTTCAAA CTTGTATTGGTTGGTGATGGTGGTACTGGAAAAACGACCTTCGTGAAGCGTCATTTGACTGGTGAATTTGAGAAGAAGTATGTAG CCACCTTGGGTGTTGAGGTTCATCCCCTAGTGTTCCACACCAACAGAGGACCTATTAAATTCAATGTATGGGACACAGCCGGCCAGGAGAAATTCGGCGGACTGAGAGATGGCTATTATATCCAAG CCCAGTGTGCCATCATCATGTTTGATGTAACATCGAGAGTTACTTACAAGAACGTGCCTAACTGGCATAGAGATCTGGTGCGAGTGTGTGAAAACATCCCCATTGTGTTGTGTGGTAACAAAGTGGACATTAAGGACAGGAAAGTGAAGGCGAAATCCATTGTCTTCCACCGAAAGAAGAATCTTCAG taCTACGACATTTCTGCCAAAAGTAACTACAACTTTGAAAAGCCCTTCCTCTGGCTCGCTAGGAAGCTCATTGGAGACCCTAACTTGGAATTTGTTGCCATGCCTGCTCTTGCCCCACCGGAAGTTGTCATGGACCCAGCTTTGGCAGCGCAGTATGAGCACGACTTAGAG GTTGCTCAGACAACTGCTCTCCCGGATGAGGATGATGACCTGTGA